A segment of the Humulus lupulus unplaced genomic scaffold, drHumLupu1.1 SCAFFOLD_1067, whole genome shotgun sequence genome:
tttcgaggcatttggtacttttgaccattgaggacagtccggatctgtgtactgtcgaacaagtaatccgagctctcttgagaaatttgagctgtactctccgatctctttatatgttctcccccgcacatcccactcgagagggagaggacgccccaactgttccctcttttcccgcgtgttcaatcccttatggcgtccacgtttacttggaggcgctattgtatgcaaattcaatattttaaaattaatatggattaattgttaaattttaaggagtatatcaatgtgtaaaatattacctcgttcacaatcagctgggatatctgccggtccacgtggaggatcgcatcctccaccatcacccccgtgagattgagcaataacatcagccatatctgtcaaattaatcgatattaaaattacatttatcagttaaaaatgacaatataaaattatttattgttaaaaataattacttcaacatattataaaattaccacttaattatcactataataatcttcactatcatcatcggtttctatgtgttcatcttcctcttcatcatcttcatattcaacctcctcctcctcctcctccacttcctcttcctcctcctcctcttcttcttccatttcctcctccctctcctcctcaattgcaacattatctatctcaacaaattgtaatggagcccccgtacgttcaaagctgatttgtggcaacggtccaagatcaacgaataattggaaattagaggaactagtgtcgtgcataacatctacttctacatcctccgcttgttcttcaactagtgggatgtcccacacatttctgtgatgcacttcttggacgactttccaatgagatttatttttaaggtcttcaatgtagaaaacttggttagcctgagttgctaagataaatttatcatctttgaaggcctccgaactggttttgatactcgttatgttttgctcaaactttaatcctgaagaccgattagtgtcaaaccatttgcacttaaataatacaacagaacaaccagaaagataagacatcactaaaacttcttccaactggccgtaataagtactattttcgacacccgctacagagactccactattttgagttttgcgattcttgtccctgtcataacacaaaaatcttactccatttacaacacacccagggtacgacgcaacacgagttgaagaaccgtttgctaaagagattaattcttcatCTACTTCCAAGGATCCTGTTTgtcgaagatgataaatcttattataaaaccaattaggaaattcctctctatgtaattggtctaggttttcaacacctctagtctgtaaaatttccctatgctctctgcaaaaaacaaaaacaactaatttaagagctactaataagagttataataaacatgcaatgaaatgatgaactactttaattacttaccgaagatatggcaagatctcattgcagttgtttagaatataccaatctgctattttcttcacttcatcttccaaaattgtcaatgatttcttaccaattggacgaccctgagatcgaaagaccgacatctttttaagtgatggaccaacatctacatttcggtctggacgattgaactttgtctcaacacctttcaagtacatggagcaaaatgttaatgcctcatcaaccacatatccttctgctattgaGCCCTCTGGACGTGCTTTGTTACagacataattcttcaattttttcatatacctttcaaaaggatacatccacctcatgtgaaccggtcctccaagtattgcttcttccggtaaatgtattagtagatggaccatgatatcgaaaaaagcaggtgggaaaatattctctaacttgcaaacaatctcaacaattgaagtttggactttttctaaatctgagacttttagagttctcgcacaaatgagcttgaagaaagtgcataactcaataatagttgtactcattgatttctctaggaatgcatgcacaccaactggcaaaaggcgttgcataatgatgtgacaatcatgCGATTTCAAACCAGTTATCTTATTGTCATTGTCAAtcacatttttccttaggttagatccaaaaccatctggaaacttcactgatttaagaaatcgacaaaacttttggcgatcttcaacagtgaaagtgaatttggccgcaggcttttgtatccgaccattcaacttcctcagctgtaactctggtctcatcttcatcttctccaagtctactctggcactaactgtgtctttggtcttattctccagcccaactattgtgcctactaaactgtcacacacatttttctcaacatgcataacatctagattgtgtcgcagcattatgttggcccaatatgggagctcaaaaaatatactttttttccgccaaccaacttgctcttttgtacgctttcttttttggccgccataactgacatgcttaccaggaagagaatcaggtataaaactcatttgtgtgaacatttcttgcatggttaatggctGTGGTGGTAATCTCTTTTCAACgacaccatatgtcttcttgtcccttctaatgACATGTCtgattggtaaaaaatgtctatgaccataaaaagcaaccttcttttgtaaacgaatagatggtgttgccacattgcaagtagagcaagcatgataaccttgagcagtccatccagaaaggctactccttgctgggtaatcgtttatagtccacatcaaagctgcccgaagagtgaagaaactgccatcgactgcatctcgagtctgtacaccagtcacccataattcttttaactcatcaatcaatggtcttaagaaaacatcaaaatcttttcctggcgaatgaggtcccggaattaataaactcaacatgaaattagtttctctcatgca
Coding sequences within it:
- the LOC133811066 gene encoding uncharacterized protein LOC133811066 isoform X2, whose amino-acid sequence is MRARIDQNDEDEMMDVLTDLMQNDNDEQAENERGQEIPTTDYRSGQHYNDLFAEIEAPLFPGCQNYTSLNFLVKLMHFKVLGKIPNKIFDGMLELLHDAFPAPNKLPKSHYAAKRLLRKLGLGYESIHVCKHDCALFWKEHAGKSKCPVCGEDRWVDKNTKGKKVPHKVMRYFPLTPRLMRKYASRHIAQHMRWHHEQRIKEDGVLRHPADGKAWKDFDRNNPTFAMEPRNVRLGLAADGFNPFGNMSLSYSMWPVVLTTYNLPPWLCMRETNFMLSLLIPGPHSPGKDFDVFLRPLIDELKELWVTGVQTRDAVDGSFFTLRAALMWTINDYPARSSLSGWTAQGYHACSTCNVATPSIRLQKKVAFYGHRHFLPIRHVIRRDKKTYGVVEKRLPPQPLTMQEMFTQMSFIPDSLPGKHVSYGGQKRKRTKEQVGWRKKSIFFELPYWANIMLRHNLDVMHVEKNVCDSLVGTIVGLENKTKDTVSARVDLEKMKMRPELQLRKLNGRIQKPAAKFTFTVEDRQKFCRFLKSVKFPDGFGSNLRKNVIDNDNKITGLKSHDCHIIMQRLLPVGVHAFLEKSMSTTIIELCTFFKLICARTLKVSDLEKVQTSIVEIVCKLENIFPPAFFDIMVHLLIHLPEEAILGGPVHMRWMYPFERYMKKLKNYVCNKARPEGSIAEGYVVDERLQVNVDAIRD
- the LOC133811066 gene encoding uncharacterized protein LOC133811066 isoform X1, with amino-acid sequence MRARIDQNDEDEMMDVLTDLMQNDNDEQAENERGQEIPTTDYRSGQHYNDLFAEIEAPLFPGCQNYTSLNFLVKLMHFKVLGKIPNKIFDGMLELLHDAFPAPNKLPKSHYAAKRLLRKLGLGYESIHVCKHDCALFWKEHAGKSKCPVCGEDRWVDKNTKGKKVPHKVMRYFPLTPRLMRKYASRHIAQHMRWHHEQRIKEDGVLRHPADGKAWKDFDRNNPTFAMEPRNVRLGLAADGFNPFGNMSLSYSMWPVVLTTYNLPPWLCMRETNFMLSLLIPGPHSPGKDFDVFLRPLIDELKELWVTGVQTRDAVDGSFFTLRAALMWTINDYPARSSLSGWTAQGYHACSTCNVATPSIRLQKKVAFYGHRHFLPIRHVIRRDKKTYGVVEKRLPPQPLTMQEMFTQMSFIPDSLPGKHVSYGGQKRKRTKEQVGWRKKSIFFELPYWANIMLRHNLDVMHVEKNVCDSLVGTIVGLENKTKDTVSARVDLEKMKMRPELQLRKLNGRIQKPAAKFTFTVEDRQKFCRFLKSVKFPDGFGSNLRKNVIDNDNKITGLKSHDCHIIMQRLLPVGVHAFLEKSMSTTIIELCTFFKLICARTLKVSDLEKVQTSIVEIVCKLENIFPPAFFDIMVHLLIHLPEEAILGGPVHMRWMYPFERYMKKLKNYVCNKARPEGSIAEGYVVDEALTFCSMYLKGVETKFNRPDRNVDVGPSLKKMSVFRSQGRPIGKKSLTILEDEVKKIADWYILNNCNEILPYLREHREILQTRGVENLDQLHREEFPNWFYNKIYHLRQTGSLEVDEELISLANGSSTRVASYPGCVVNGVRFLCYDRDKNRKTQNSGVSVAGVENSTYYGQLEEVLVMSYLSGCSVVLFKCKWFDTNRSSGLKFEQNITSIKTSSEAFKDDKFILATQANQVFYIEDLKNKSHWKVVQEVHHRNVWDIPLVEEQAEDVEVDVMHDTSSSNFQLFVDLGPLPQISFERTGAPLQFVEIDNVAIEEEREEEMEEEEEEEEEEVEEEEEEVEYEDDEEEDEHIETDDDSEDYYSDN